A genomic stretch from Desulfurobacterium atlanticum includes:
- a CDS encoding endonuclease III domain-containing protein has protein sequence MFLNVYEVLFKFFGPQNWWPADDRFEVCVGAILTQNTSWSNVEKAIRNLKVHGYLSPERILELDSDILKSLIRPAGFYNQKAERLKIFSRFLLESGGFESLSKLSNYSLRETLLSLKGIGKETADSILLYAFSKPIFVVDAYTKRLFYRLGLIDSEKIDYDKLRKIIEGNIPADITIYNEFHALIVRECKEFCRKKPVCENCPIVRMCRFYERKG, from the coding sequence ATGTTCTTAAATGTTTATGAAGTTCTTTTTAAATTTTTCGGTCCTCAAAATTGGTGGCCGGCAGACGATAGATTTGAGGTTTGTGTAGGTGCTATTTTGACTCAGAATACTTCATGGAGCAATGTTGAGAAAGCTATAAGAAATTTAAAAGTTCATGGCTATCTTTCTCCAGAGAGGATTTTAGAGCTTGATTCAGATATTCTAAAAAGTTTGATACGTCCTGCAGGTTTTTATAATCAGAAGGCCGAGCGACTTAAAATTTTCTCTCGTTTTCTTCTTGAAAGTGGGGGATTTGAATCACTTTCAAAGTTGTCTAATTACAGTTTGAGAGAAACACTGCTTTCCTTAAAAGGTATAGGAAAAGAGACGGCCGATTCAATACTCCTTTATGCTTTTAGTAAACCGATTTTTGTTGTTGATGCTTATACGAAACGTTTGTTCTATAGACTCGGGCTAATTGATAGTGAAAAAATAGATTACGATAAATTACGTAAAATTATTGAGGGAAATATTCCCGCAGATATTACTATCTATAATGAATTTCATGCATTAATTGTTAGAGAGTGTAAGGAATTTTGCAGGAAGAAGCCTGTTTGTGAAAACTGTCCGATTGTCAGAATGTGCAGGTTTTATGAGAGAAAGGGCTGA
- the rimP gene encoding ribosome maturation factor RimP yields the protein MNEERVSQIIEKVKELLIPILEEGGFELIDIEFVREPIGWVLRIYADRETGGITINDCQWISERIGTVLDVEDVIHHPYNLEVSSPGLDRPLKTRKDFEKQIGNVAKIKTTEPLDNQRNFKGEIVTASEKSVTIHDVSRNAEVEIPFEKIKTAKLDLDALFNK from the coding sequence ATGAACGAGGAAAGAGTTTCCCAAATTATAGAAAAAGTAAAAGAACTTTTGATACCCATTCTTGAAGAAGGTGGCTTTGAACTTATTGACATAGAATTTGTAAGAGAACCTATTGGATGGGTTTTAAGAATATATGCGGACAGAGAAACTGGCGGAATCACAATAAACGATTGCCAGTGGATAAGTGAAAGGATAGGAACGGTTCTTGATGTTGAAGATGTGATACACCATCCTTACAACCTTGAAGTTTCATCGCCAGGACTTGATAGACCGTTAAAAACACGGAAAGATTTTGAAAAACAGATAGGAAATGTAGCAAAGATTAAAACAACAGAGCCTTTAGATAACCAGAGAAACTTTAAAGGAGAGATTGTTACAGCTTCTGAAAAAAGCGTAACTATACACGATGTTTCAAGAAACGCAGAGGTTGAAATACCTTTTGAAAAGATTAAAACGGCAAAACTCGACCTTGATGCTCTTTTTAACAAGTAA
- the nusA gene encoding transcription termination factor NusA, whose protein sequence is MESLGKTIEMLCKEKGISKEDVIEAVKTGIINAAKKAGYKGNLVVKIDEDGKDFGIFQEKVVVENVENPDYQITPEEAKEVTGEEKKLGDKVLVEIKAEELGRIAAKAAAQVIHEKITEAERKALYDYYKEKIGDIISGTVKQILKNRDIVIDLGRVVGILPREEQIPKERYNLGDRIRAYIYDIVFDYRQYKKRAKSRIGDYSPPYVILSRTHPKFIKRLMEIEIPEVTEGLVEIKAVAREPGVRAKVAVDTKEEHIDPAGACIGVKGNRIMPIRRELSGEKIEIIRWTDDIAELVARALSPAKVLHAESYEDEDGELRVEVVVPDDQLSLAIGKHGVNARLASKLVGQIVGIDIIKESDFKKIQELEALDAEE, encoded by the coding sequence ATGGAAAGTCTTGGTAAAACAATTGAAATGCTGTGTAAAGAGAAAGGAATTTCAAAAGAGGATGTTATTGAAGCTGTAAAAACAGGAATTATAAATGCAGCAAAAAAGGCCGGATATAAAGGAAATCTTGTTGTTAAAATAGATGAAGATGGAAAAGATTTCGGCATTTTTCAGGAGAAGGTAGTTGTTGAAAATGTGGAAAATCCTGATTATCAGATAACACCTGAAGAAGCGAAAGAGGTTACCGGAGAAGAGAAAAAGTTAGGAGACAAAGTTCTTGTCGAAATTAAAGCAGAAGAACTTGGCAGAATAGCTGCAAAAGCTGCTGCTCAGGTAATTCATGAAAAGATAACAGAAGCTGAAAGAAAAGCGCTTTACGACTACTACAAAGAAAAAATAGGAGATATTATCTCCGGTACAGTAAAGCAAATTTTAAAAAACAGAGACATAGTTATAGACCTTGGGAGAGTTGTCGGCATTCTTCCAAGGGAAGAGCAAATTCCGAAAGAAAGATACAACCTTGGAGACAGAATTAGAGCATACATTTACGACATCGTTTTTGATTACAGACAGTATAAGAAAAGAGCCAAAAGCAGGATAGGAGATTACTCTCCTCCTTACGTTATTCTCTCAAGAACTCATCCAAAGTTTATTAAAAGACTTATGGAAATAGAAATTCCAGAAGTTACAGAAGGACTGGTTGAAATAAAGGCGGTGGCAAGAGAACCTGGCGTGAGAGCAAAGGTTGCTGTTGACACTAAAGAGGAACACATAGATCCTGCAGGTGCATGTATAGGAGTTAAAGGTAACCGTATTATGCCAATCAGGAGAGAACTTTCAGGAGAAAAAATAGAAATCATAAGATGGACAGATGACATAGCAGAGCTTGTTGCAAGAGCCCTTTCTCCTGCAAAAGTACTTCATGCAGAAAGCTACGAAGATGAGGATGGAGAATTGAGAGTTGAAGTTGTTGTTCCTGATGACCAGTTATCTCTTGCTATTGGAAAACATGGAGTAAACGCAAGACTTGCATCAAAACTTGTAGGACAAATTGTAGGAATAGATATAATAAAAGAATCCGACTTTAAGAAAATCCAGGAACTTGAAGCTTTAGATGCAGAAGAATAA
- a CDS encoding DUF448 domain-containing protein encodes MQKNKMPERVCAACRKKGEKEEFIRFVEFNGLPVPDIKNRLPGRGFNVCPSKKCISIFIKKRFGKEVNQDKVIEETVKQLQNYALSLLSIAHKSRNTVIGQDNVKNLKKRSGTLILASDLSDKTAVSLEKSFKNSFRLPFNKEELGKVIKKDSQIGVIYIKPCGIEEKLKRTLQKLKQIEKT; translated from the coding sequence ATGCAGAAGAATAAAATGCCTGAAAGAGTATGTGCAGCCTGTAGAAAAAAAGGGGAAAAAGAAGAGTTTATTAGATTTGTTGAATTTAATGGACTTCCCGTTCCGGATATAAAAAATCGTCTTCCGGGACGGGGGTTTAATGTTTGTCCATCAAAAAAATGTATATCAATTTTTATAAAGAAACGGTTTGGAAAAGAAGTGAATCAGGATAAGGTTATAGAAGAAACGGTTAAACAACTCCAGAACTACGCACTTTCACTTCTTTCCATCGCCCACAAATCAAGAAATACCGTTATCGGACAGGATAATGTAAAAAACCTAAAAAAGCGTTCAGGCACACTTATTCTTGCCTCAGATTTAAGCGACAAAACCGCCGTATCTCTTGAAAAAAGTTTTAAAAACAGCTTCAGACTGCCTTTTAACAAGGAAGAGCTTGGAAAAGTTATAAAAAAAGATTCTCAAATAGGTGTTATATACATTAAACCCTGTGGAATAGAAGAAAAATTAAAAAGAACCTTACAAAAACTCAAGCAAATAGAAAAAACTTAA
- a CDS encoding carbohydrate kinase family protein yields the protein MKERDILAFGSIVIDNLLIVNKFPALNETIQVEKYRYTFGGAGANVAVAVSRLGGKSGIFAVSGYDFKKMGYEKCLTEQLVDIRGAIFTKEFPMARSFIVSKENSEDQILYYYEKKKRTVQLLFENRNLAEKLSKDYKILHFSTGHFEFYKAFLEKHKTKHLISFDPGQETFSYPYRVVRLLKYTNILFMNNHEAKRIKEVLKIKSIKQLRGPSLICVSLGAEGSIILYKEKVYRIPAVKPSKVIDPTGAGDSHRAGFLVALLKGYDIKTAGRIASTVASFTIEAEGAQTSLPTWEKVVRRYEHFFKEPFPEPSTSWKETEKELLSRN from the coding sequence ATGAAAGAAAGAGATATCCTCGCCTTTGGTTCCATAGTTATAGACAATCTTCTAATAGTCAACAAATTTCCTGCACTAAATGAAACTATTCAGGTAGAAAAATACAGATACACTTTCGGAGGAGCTGGAGCAAATGTAGCTGTTGCTGTTTCAAGACTTGGTGGTAAAAGTGGAATATTTGCAGTTTCCGGATACGATTTCAAAAAAATGGGATATGAAAAGTGTCTAACAGAGCAGCTTGTTGATATAAGAGGTGCGATATTTACAAAAGAATTTCCTATGGCAAGAAGCTTTATTGTAAGTAAAGAGAACAGTGAAGACCAGATTCTTTACTACTATGAAAAAAAGAAAAGAACCGTTCAACTGCTTTTTGAAAACAGAAATTTAGCCGAGAAATTATCAAAAGATTATAAAATTCTCCACTTCTCAACGGGCCACTTTGAATTTTACAAAGCTTTTCTTGAAAAGCATAAGACAAAACATCTTATCAGCTTTGACCCCGGACAGGAAACGTTTTCATACCCTTATAGAGTGGTAAGGCTTCTCAAATACACAAACATTCTTTTCATGAATAATCACGAAGCTAAGAGAATCAAAGAAGTGCTAAAAATCAAAAGTATAAAACAATTAAGAGGACCATCCCTTATATGTGTATCTCTTGGAGCTGAAGGCTCAATTATTCTTTATAAAGAAAAAGTTTACCGCATTCCGGCTGTAAAACCTTCAAAAGTAATAGACCCAACAGGAGCTGGAGACTCTCACAGAGCTGGATTTTTAGTGGCTCTTCTAAAAGGTTATGACATAAAAACTGCAGGCAGAATCGCTTCAACAGTTGCATCATTTACAATAGAAGCAGAAGGAGCACAAACAAGCTTACCAACCTGGGAAAAGGTAGTAAGACGGTATGAACACTTTTTTAAAGAACCGTTTCCCGAACCTTCAACATCGTGGAAGGAAACAGAAAAAGAACTTCTGTCAAGAAACTAA